One window of the Primulina eburnea isolate SZY01 chromosome 18, ASM2296580v1, whole genome shotgun sequence genome contains the following:
- the LOC140819466 gene encoding 2-phytyl-1,4-beta-naphthoquinone methyltransferase, chloroplastic: MQTSWVFKDGELTEKMATLQFNLPSITWPGRRQVSRSNLRPVQCVAERQELFNRIAPVYDNLNDLLSLGLHRVWKRMAISWSGAKDGDTVLDVCCGSGDLAFLLSEKVGIKGKVIALDFSKEQLHVAQSRQRERLKACYKNIEWVEGNAVDLPFSDSTFDAATIGYGLRNIIDRRKGLMEISRVLKPGSKVSILDFNKNTHPFTTSIQEWLLDNVVVPVASGYDLASEYQYLKNSIREYLTGDELEKLALESGFSAAKYFEINFGLMGNLVTTR, translated from the exons ATGCAAACCTCATGGGTGTTCAAAGACGGTGAGCTCACGGAGAAAATGGCTACTCTTCAGTTCAATCTTCCCTCTATTACTTGGCCGGGCCGTAGACAGGTATCCCGGTCCAATCTCCGACCGGTTCAGTGCGTAGCCGAACGCCAGGAGCTTTTTAACCGTATTGCGCCTGTGTATGACAAC TTGAACGATTTGTTGAGTTTGGGTCTTCACAGAGTATGGAAGAGGATGGCTATTTCTTGGAGCGG AGCAAAAGATGGAGACACTGTGTTGGATGTGTGTTGTGGAAGTGGGGATTTGGCTTTTCTGTTGTCTGAGAAAGTTGGAATTAAGGGAAAG GTGATTGCTCTTGATTTCTCAAAAGAGCAATTACATGTTGCCCAATCTCGCCAGCGGGAGAGACTGAAAGCCTGCTACAAGAACATTGA GTGGGTCGAAGGAAATGCTGTGGATCTACCCTTCTCAGACTCGACTTTTGATGCTGCTACAATTGGTTATGGATTAAGAAATATAATAGATAGGCGTAAAGGTCTGATGGAGATTAGCCGTGTTTTAAAACCTGGTTCAAAAGTATCTATTCTCGACTTCAACAAAAACACTCATCCATTTACCACTTCAATTCAG GAATGGCTTCTTGATAATGTAGTGGTTCCTGTTGCAAGCGGATATGACCTTGCAAGTGAATATCAATACTTAAAGAACTCAATTAGAGAGTATTTGACAG GAGATGAATTAGAGAAGCTTGCTTTGGAATCGGGATTTTCAGCTGCGAAatattttgagattaatttCGGACTGATGGGAAATTTGGTAACCACGCGATAA
- the LOC140819554 gene encoding LOW QUALITY PROTEIN: uncharacterized protein (The sequence of the model RefSeq protein was modified relative to this genomic sequence to represent the inferred CDS: deleted 1 base in 1 codon), producing MEVLFNPNPVLPPIPAIKFHQQNPTPKSSLRWPLAWKKRGRLAVKVALDSAALEEFGLPESDVRNPSVSTSYRNPRLPRPNQTVLDAQTKVCTGPTQTKPLNEEQAFEVLDTILKSVKGELKDEAAVSNAQIGAFFAAMTIRANAFPETTQWSEGERRAMTYYWPHLVRVLPPDIIFLADPDGSNMGVSSSIGPQFVGNGTSEMRLVGALREVLAGGHLGYEEVQGVLKEVLPFSVEDKKLEPVSEALLSGFLIGQRMNRETDRELKAYCLAFDDELGPAPIADVNSLTHYGEPYDGNTRYFRSTLFVAAVRSCYGESCLLHGVDWMPPKGGITEEQMLKFMGGSTCLTPVQAKKLIEDEDVGFAYLSQREARPSLSSLIGLREHIKKRPPLATTEKVQQFVRASGKEAIVAGFYHEGYEESLLMLMRRRGVHSGLVVKGEEGALSMTTRLRSPNASKGLPVNYCSGFRSLNMTHAVDGVSRESFNTVVNAKEYGFEPTDTPRTDRSVTRNIRLGLAALRGEKGPAYDRIVLNAGMVDHLLGCDGAQDISSALDRAREAVDSGKALARLLNYIKKSNQVMK from the exons ATGGAAGTTCTTTTCAATCCAAACCCTGTGCTGCCTCCAATTCCGGCCATCAAATTCCATCAACAAAATCCCACTCCCAAATCATCCCTCCGGTGGCCTCTTGCGTGGAAAAAACGGGGCCGTTTAGCTGTGAAGGTTGCTCTGGATTCGGCTGCCTTGGAAGAATTCGGGCTGCCCGAATCCGACGTTCGGAACCCGTCGGTTTCCACGTCGTACCGGAATCCGAGGCTCCCCAGGCCGAATCAGACTGTTCTGGATGCACAGACTAAGGTCTGCACCGGCCCCACTCAGACGAAGCCTCTCAATGAGGAACAAGCTTTCGAGGTTCTTGATACCATTCTAAAATCGG TGAAAGGAGAACTTAAAGATGAAGCAGCAGTATCCAATGCTCAAATCGGGGCATTTTTTGCTGCAATGACCATTCGAGCAAATGCCTTTCCAGAGACAACTCAATGGAGTGAAGGTGAAAGGAGAGCGATGACTTATTATTGGCCACACCTAGTTAGAGTACTGCCTCCAGATATAATCTTTCTAGCTGACCCCGATGGGTCGAATATGGGAGTTAGTAGTTCAATAGGCCCACAATTTGTTGGTAATGGGACTTCCGAGATGAGATTGGTCGGTGCCCTCAGGGAAGTTTTGGCTGGTGGTCATTTGGGGTACGAGGAGGTTCAAGGTGTGTTGAAAGAAGTTCTCCCTTTTAGTGTAGAAGATAAGAAATTGGAACCTGTAAGTGAGGCACTGCTATCGGGATTCTTAATAGGCCAACGcatgaacagggagacagatcGCGAGCTTAAAGCTTATTGTCTTGCATTTGATGATGAGCTCG GTCCAGCTCCTATTGCTGATGTTAATTCTTTGACTCACTATGGTGAACCCTATGATGGCAACACCCGCTACTTCAGAAGCACACTCTTTGTTGCTGCAGTTAGATCTTGTTACGGTGAATCTTGCTTGCTTCACGGTGTGGATTGGATGCCACCTAAG GGGGGCATTACAGAAGAACAAATGCTGAAGTTCATGGGTGGAAGCACGTGCTTAACTCCTGTGCAAGCGAAAAAGCTTATTGAG GATGAAGATGTTGGTTTTGCATACTTAAGTCAACGTGAGGCCCGTCCATCTCT ATCTTCGTTGATTGGGTTGAGGGAACATATAAAGAAACGCCCACCTCTAGCAACAACTGAGAAAGTTCAACAATTTGTACGG GCTAGTGGTAAGGAAGCAATTGTTGCCGGATTTTATCATGAAGGATATGAGGAGTCACTTCTTATGCTGATGAGAAGAAGAGGTGTTCACTCTGGTTTGGTGGTGAAG GGCGAAGAAGGCGCTCTTTCGATGACTACGAGATTGCGATCACCGAATGCTTCAAAGGGACTGCCAGTTAATTACTGTTCAGGGTTCCGCTCACTGAATATGACACATGCTGTTGATG GAGTGTCTCGTGAAAGCTTCAATACCGTAGTGAATGCCAAGGAATATGGTTTTGAACCTACGGATACTCCCAGAACTGATAGATCA GTGACGAGGAATATAAGATTGGGTTTAGCAGCTCTGCGTGGTGAG AAAGGTCCAGCATATGATCGAATTGTTTTAAACGCTGGGATGGTCGATCACTTACTCGGATGTGATGGTGCTCAGGATATATCCTCGGCTCTTGATAGAGCCAGAGAAGCCGTCGACAGTGGCAAGGCGCTTGCTAGGCTTTTAAATTACATAAAGAAATCTAACCAAGTGATGAAATGA